The Acanthochromis polyacanthus isolate Apoly-LR-REF ecotype Palm Island chromosome 2, KAUST_Apoly_ChrSc, whole genome shotgun sequence genome contains a region encoding:
- the zdhhc7 gene encoding palmitoyltransferase ZDHHC7 — protein sequence MQSSNHRLRDMEQHHPLLSAGADVETGSLAAGVMVGGPHAGHTGGNRTLWFIQDSCGMVCATMTWFLVLYAEFVVNFVMLLPAKNFWYSLLNGATFNSLAVLALASHLRTMLTDPGAVPKGNATKEYMESLQLKPGEVIYKCPKCCSIKPERAHHCSICKRCIRKMDHHCPWVNNCVGEKNQRFFVLFTMYIALISAHALGLSGMHFFTCIKVQWNECSAFSPGVSVLLLIFLCLEAILFLTFTAVMFGTQIHSICNDETEIERLKNEKPTWERRMRWDGMKAVFGGPPSLLWCNPFTGLRLRRLMLLTHGRRAGSEFSV from the exons ATGCAGTCTTCAAACCACCGACTACGAGATATGGAGCAGCACCACCCGCTGCTGTCGGCAGGTGCAGATGTCGAGACGGGGAGCCTGGCAGCCGGTGTGATGGTTGGGGGTCCACACGCGGGTCATACAGGCGGGAACCGCACACTGTGGTTCATTCAGGACAGCTGCGGTATGGTGTGTGCAACCATGACCTGGTTCCTGGTGCTGTATGCAGAATTTGTGGTGAACTTTGTCATGCTTCTGCCCGCCAAGAACTTCTGGTACTCACTGCTAAACGGGGCCACCTTCAACTCACTGGCTGTTCTTGCATTGGCCTCACACCTGCGCACCATGTTGACTGACCCG GGTGCAGTTCCTAAGGGCAATGCAACTAAGGAATACATGGAGAGCTTGCAGCTGAAGCCTGGTGAGGTCATCTACAAGTGTCCAAAGTGCTGCAGCATTAAGCCTGAGAGGGCACACCACTGCAG TATTTGTAAACGATGCATCCGGAAGATGGATCACCACTGTCCCTGGGTCAATAACTGTGTGGGAGAAAAGAATCAGAGATTCTTTGTTCTTTTCACT ATGTACATAGCCTTGATTTCTGCCCATGCACTGGGCCTCAGTGGTATGCATTTCTTCACCTGTATTAAAGTCCAGTGGAACG AGTGCAGCGCTTTTTCTCCAGGGGTGTCTGTGTTGCTGCTGATTTTCCTCTGTCTCGAAGCCATCCTCTTCCTCACTTTCACAGCTGTAATGTTCGGTACGCAGATCCACTCCATCTGCAATGATGAGACG GAGATTGAACGTCTTAAAAATGAGAAGCCAACATGGGAACGTCGCATGAGATGGGACGGAATGAAAGCTGTATTTGGAGGTCCACCTTCTCTGCTGTGGTGCAATCCATTCACAGGCCTGCGTCTGCGGCGTTTGATGCTGTTGACCCATGGCCGACGTGCTGGGTCTGAGTTTTCCGTCTGA